Part of the Lotus japonicus ecotype B-129 chromosome 6, LjGifu_v1.2 genome, AAAAACCCAACGAGAATTGCAGAAACCCTAGCCTGGTTGCAGCGGCAGCAGAAgagccaagaagaagaagatgaagttcaaCCCCAGAGTCTCCAGCAGCAGGCGAAAGAGCCGCAAGGCTCATTTCACCGCCCCATCGAGCGTCCGCCGCGTCCTCATGAGCGCGCCGCTCTCCGCCGACCTGCGCTCGAAGTACAACGTGCGCTCAGTTCCGGTGAGGAAGGAGGACGAGGTCCAGGTGGTGCGTGGAACCTACAAGGGAAGAGAAGGGAAGGTGACTCAGGTGTACAGGCGCAAATGGGTGATCCACATCGAGCGCATCACTCGTGAGAAGGTGAACGGCTCCACTGTCAACGTTGGTATCCATCCTTCCAAGGTGGTGGTCACCAAGCTCAGGCTCGATAAGGATCGCAAGGCGCTTCTCGACCGCAAGGCTAAGGGACGTGCCGCTGCTGATAAGGAGAAGGGTACCAAGTTTGCTCCTGAGGATATCATGCAAACTGTTGATTAGTGTTGTTGTTCTTTGAATTTGATATTAGAAAACTATCTATATGCTCTTTTTGGATCGAAGCTATTTGTTATGGATTATTATCTTTTGCTTTAATGTTAAATCAAACCTTTTGATACTTCTAGTATTAGCAT contains:
- the LOC130726125 gene encoding 60S ribosomal protein L26-1-like, with the protein product MKFNPRVSSSRRKSRKAHFTAPSSVRRVLMSAPLSADLRSKYNVRSVPVRKEDEVQVVRGTYKGREGKVTQVYRRKWVIHIERITREKVNGSTVNVGIHPSKVVVTKLRLDKDRKALLDRKAKGRAAADKEKGTKFAPEDIMQTVD